From one Gemmatimonadaceae bacterium genomic stretch:
- a CDS encoding ABC transporter ATP-binding protein gives MSRRIDRWAMLRLARHVREPLRRERWTLLVGAVALLGEVALRALEPWPLKLIFDQLLPGTTAHTTRWVPALPVEQLALSAAVALLLVVALRAVSGYVQTVALALAANRVLASLRASLYRRLQLLPLSFHTAARTGDLTVRLTSDVGMLQDVALTAALPLAADAGMLVGMLGMMFWMQPSLTALALVPLPFFLLRWARTHRSIREVSRAQRQREGAIAATVAESFSAIKTVQALSLEEVLGKAFTRQNTKSASQGVQAKRLSAGLERSVDVLIAISTGVLLWQGTLRVMRGTMSAGELVVFVSYLKAAFKPLQSFAKYTGRLGKATAAAERVLEVMDHEIGIGDSPGAVAAPPFRGTIEFRNLSFAYPGGRTVLSDTSFRIEAGELVAIVGASGAGKSTIANLLLRLYEPTAGSVLVDGIDVRDVTVSSLRAQVGIVLQDTVLFAGTVRDNLTLGATRVDDALLDMALRVASADAFVRAMPDGLDSRVGERGVTLSNGQRQRIAIARAVLRATPMLVLDEPTVGLDDENERLVSEAILRLTKGRTTLLITHALHMAARADRVLVVGDGGIVEQGAPDVLLRSGGAFAAWYREHASRMPDSPVPLPVTHALAI, from the coding sequence ATGAGCCGCCGCATCGATCGCTGGGCGATGCTCCGGCTGGCGCGCCATGTGCGGGAACCGCTCCGGCGGGAACGATGGACGTTGCTGGTCGGCGCCGTCGCGCTGCTGGGCGAGGTGGCGTTGCGCGCGCTGGAGCCGTGGCCGCTCAAGCTGATCTTCGACCAGTTGCTGCCCGGCACCACGGCGCACACCACGCGCTGGGTGCCGGCCCTGCCGGTGGAGCAGCTCGCGTTGTCGGCCGCCGTGGCGCTGCTGCTGGTGGTCGCCCTGCGGGCCGTGAGCGGATACGTGCAGACGGTGGCGCTGGCACTCGCCGCCAACCGCGTGCTCGCCTCGCTGCGCGCCTCGCTCTATCGCCGGCTGCAGTTGCTGCCGCTGTCGTTCCACACGGCGGCCCGCACCGGTGACCTCACGGTGCGGCTCACCAGCGACGTGGGCATGCTGCAGGACGTGGCGCTGACGGCGGCGCTGCCGCTGGCCGCCGACGCCGGCATGCTGGTGGGCATGCTCGGCATGATGTTCTGGATGCAGCCGTCGCTGACGGCGCTGGCGCTGGTGCCGCTGCCCTTCTTCCTCCTGCGCTGGGCGCGCACGCATCGCTCGATCCGCGAGGTCTCGCGGGCGCAGCGCCAGCGCGAGGGGGCGATCGCGGCCACGGTGGCCGAGTCGTTCTCGGCCATCAAGACCGTGCAGGCCCTCTCGCTGGAGGAGGTGCTGGGCAAAGCGTTCACACGCCAGAACACGAAGAGTGCCAGCCAGGGCGTGCAGGCCAAGCGGCTGTCGGCGGGGCTCGAGCGCAGCGTGGACGTGCTGATCGCCATCTCCACCGGCGTGTTGCTCTGGCAGGGGACGCTGCGGGTGATGCGTGGCACGATGTCGGCCGGCGAGCTGGTGGTGTTCGTGTCGTACCTGAAGGCGGCGTTCAAGCCACTGCAGAGCTTCGCGAAGTACACCGGGCGCCTCGGCAAGGCCACGGCGGCGGCGGAGCGCGTGCTGGAGGTGATGGACCACGAGATCGGCATCGGTGACAGTCCAGGTGCCGTGGCCGCACCGCCGTTCCGGGGGACGATCGAGTTCCGCAACCTCTCGTTCGCGTATCCCGGCGGCCGCACGGTGCTGTCCGACACGTCGTTCCGGATCGAGGCCGGCGAACTGGTGGCGATCGTGGGGGCCTCGGGTGCCGGCAAGTCCACCATCGCGAACCTCCTGCTGCGGCTCTATGAACCGACGGCGGGGAGTGTGCTGGTGGATGGCATCGACGTGCGGGACGTGACCGTGAGCTCGCTGCGCGCGCAGGTGGGGATCGTGCTGCAGGACACGGTGCTGTTCGCCGGCACCGTGCGCGACAACCTCACGCTCGGTGCCACCCGCGTGGATGACGCCCTGCTCGACATGGCGCTGCGGGTGGCCAGTGCCGATGCGTTCGTGCGTGCGATGCCGGACGGGCTGGACTCGCGCGTCGGCGAGCGGGGCGTGACGCTGTCCAACGGGCAGCGGCAGCGGATCGCCATCGCCCGTGCGGTGCTGCGCGCCACGCCGATGCTGGTGCTGGACGAGCCGACGGTGGGCCTGGACGACGAGAACGAGCGCCTGGTGAGCGAGGCGATCCTGCGGCTGACCAAGGGGCGCACGACGCTGCTGATCACGCATGCGCTGCACATGGCGGCGCGCGCAGACCGCGTGCTGGTGGTGGGCGATGGCGGGATCGTCGAGCAGGGTGCCCCCGACGTGCTGCTCCGGTCGGGCGGCGCCTTCGCGGCCTGGTATCGCGAACACGCCTCCCGCATGCCCGATTCCCCCGTTCCCCTCCCGGTGACACATGCTCTCGCCATCTGA